Part of the Tolypothrix sp. PCC 7910 genome, CATCAAAGATACAAATGACTTAGGTACAAATGCCAATGTCATCTTGATGAGTCAGCTATATTTAACTACCCAATTTACGCCGCGTAGTTACTTATTTACAGGTCTTTTACATGGAATTGGTGCTAGCAGTCCGAGGTTTAACAATAGTGTTTCTCGCAATGATGTTTTGTTGGGCTACGAATTTCCTACAGATGGCTTCATCATTAGTGATCTGCATTATCACTGGTTAGTTGCTGACAACTTAGCGTTGATGATCGGTACAGAAAACGTGAATATGACAACCGCTTTTCGCGGCCTAAACCGCGCAGAAAGCGGTGCTACAGGCCCACTATCTCTGTTTGCTCAACGCAACCCCATTTTAAATATAGGGTTTGGTCATGGTGGTATAGCTGTGGATTGGCAGATTGCTAAACGCCTCAGTTTACAGGCACTTTATTCTAGTTATACTCCTGGTAACCCTGGTAAAGGTACTGGCTTATTTGATAGTAATACTACGACTGGTATACAGTTACTTGTAACGCCAACGGATGCTGTAGATTTAAGTGTTTATTATGTGAATAATTACTCTTCAGATGGTTGCTTACTCAGTTTTGTAGGTGATGAGTGCTTAAGTGCAAATTCCCAGCCTCTACAAACCAATGCTGTAGGTGCAACAGTCACTTGGCAAATTTCGCCCCGCATTACTCTCGGTGCATGGGGTGGTTATACCAGTTCTTACATTCCTGGGCAAACAGGAAGTGTAGAAACAACAAATTATATGGCGTTTGTTAATTTCCCAGATTTATTTGCTAAAGGAAATTTGGGTGGAATTTATATCGGACAACCACCAAAAATTACTAACAGTAACTTACCAACAGGTAGCAATGTTCCTGACACAGTTAATACAGGTTTGGGACGTGCAGGTGGACAACCAGGAACGACATTGCAAATTGAAGGTTTTTATCGCTTTCAAATCACAGATAGTATTAGTATTACGCCGGGAATCATTCATATATTAGAACCCGGACATACACCTAATAATGACCCTGTGACTATTGGTATCCTTAGAAGTACTTTTCTTTTTTAATGATTTTTCACTTATTAAAAAGTCAGATCAATTGGGGGATTCTCCCCCAAGCCCCCGATTGGGTGACGGTTGCGTCCCCCAAACCCCCTCCAAAATTATTGTTCTGTTTTTTTGTTGAGTAACTAGTTTTTTGGTTTTGTTATTAATTAATTTTCTGAAATGAACTGTATTTGCCTTTAGCAATAATTTTTTATAGTCAAAATTCCCGAATAAATAACTATAGAGTGGACACTATTGGATCTTCGGTTCAAAACCTAATGATCGCAAGTGTCCACCCTATAAAAATTCCTGATAATTAAGGAATCGGTGTTTTAGAAGGTGAAAGTGGTTCTCAGAGTACCAATGATGGCATTATCGCTATTAGCAACTTGACCAGGATTAGTTAACCAAATTAAACCAGGGGTAATGGAGATATTATCGCTGACACGATATTTATAGAACCCTTCAATATGGTAAGGGCGATCACCTCCAATACGACCTAAGTAAGGCTGGGCACCAGCAAAAATACCTAAAACATTACCTTGTCTGCCGAAATCTGGTAAAGCTACGCCAATACCATAGCTCCA contains:
- a CDS encoding iron uptake porin; the protein is MIRPTKRKTWMLVWLIIAGVNGFCQKAIAQDYSLPSASEESSVENPEPMAQVTSVSQLKDVQPTDWAFQALQSLVERYGCIAGYPNSTYRGDRALTRYEFAAGVNACLDRVNELIATATSDLVSREDLAQIQKLQSEFAPELAALRGRVDQLEARTAELEANQFSTTTKLSGLAIIGVQGRNSNRGDVSPRDGIKDTNDLGTNANVILMSQLYLTTQFTPRSYLFTGLLHGIGASSPRFNNSVSRNDVLLGYEFPTDGFIISDLHYHWLVADNLALMIGTENVNMTTAFRGLNRAESGATGPLSLFAQRNPILNIGFGHGGIAVDWQIAKRLSLQALYSSYTPGNPGKGTGLFDSNTTTGIQLLVTPTDAVDLSVYYVNNYSSDGCLLSFVGDECLSANSQPLQTNAVGATVTWQISPRITLGAWGGYTSSYIPGQTGSVETTNYMAFVNFPDLFAKGNLGGIYIGQPPKITNSNLPTGSNVPDTVNTGLGRAGGQPGTTLQIEGFYRFQITDSISITPGIIHILEPGHTPNNDPVTIGILRSTFLF